The Triticum aestivum cultivar Chinese Spring chromosome 7B, IWGSC CS RefSeq v2.1, whole genome shotgun sequence genome window below encodes:
- the LOC123157613 gene encoding uncharacterized protein, whose translation MLPKKHLSGFQKRTKRKRIDKFIGTQKGAMRKFAVRRDTADNLDELDGIGAEEQQPVENETTIEENNAHETPINLSGRENPTSVDEQGSSCFDIYDPRNWDALDNKARDILIEKGPTREYNLVFKTDNIGRHFSYAYYSRKLSNGEVSDRKWLVYSKHVNKVYCFCCKLFKSESSKSLLASEGLMDWKHLSEKLKLHENSIEHITNMNTWNEVRPRLSKNVTIDKDMQQEIAKEKERWRQVLIRIVVAVKFLAKHNLAFQGSNEKLYQVSNGNFLGVIEMIAEFDPVMQDHLRHI comes from the coding sequence ATGCTTCCCAAAAAACATTTATCTGGTTTCCAGAAAAGAACAAAGAGGAAAAGAATAGATAAGTTTATTGGAACTCAGAAGGGAGCTATGCGTAAATTTGCTGTGAGGAGGGACACTGCTGATAATCTTGATGAATTAGATGGCATTGGTGCTGAAGAACAACAACCTGTTGAGAATGAGACCACAATTGAGGAAAACAATGCCCATGAGACTCCTATAAATTTGAGTGGCCGTGAGAATCCTACAAGTGTTGATGAACAAGGATCTTCTTGTTTTGATATCTATGACCCTAGGAACTGGGACGCTCTTGACAATAAAGCAAGAGATATTCTGATTGAAAAAGGGCCTACAAGGGAATACAATCTTGTATTCAAAACGGATAATATTGGAAGACATTTTTCGTATGCTTACTACTCAAGAAAGCTTAGTAATGGGGAGGTCAGTGATCGGAAGTGGTTGGTGTACTCTAAACATGTGAATAAAGTTTACTGTTTTTGCTGCAAATTGTTCAAGTCTGAAAGTAGCAAAAGTTTACTAGCATCTGAAGGACTAATGGACTGGAAGCATCTAAGTGAGAAGCTCAAACTTCATGAGAATAGTATTGAGCATATCACTAACATGAATACTTGGAATGAGGTAAGACCGAGGCTAAGTAAAAATGTGACAATTGATAAAGATATGCAACAAGAAATTGCAAAGGAGAAAGAGCGATGGAGACAAGTTCTGATTAGAATTGTTGTTGCAGTGAAGTTTCTTGCCAAGCATAATTTGGCTTTTCAAGGATCAAATGAGAAACTATACCAAGTTAGCAATGGAAACTTTTTGGGAGTAATTGAAATGATAGCAGAATTTGACCCAGTTATGCAAGATCATCTTAGGCACATTTAG
- the LOC123160748 gene encoding chalcone--flavanone isomerase, translating into MEDTTFPAGITDMEVGRVVFGASATPPHSSKILFLGGAGERIGPRHGTLKLVTVIGVYLEQSAVPFLTLRWQGKPAEELARSADFFRDIVAGPFDKFTQVTLVDTLTGQEYSDKVTENCVNIWKSSEHYSVDEGHGSAATSELKGIFYPASFPTGSTIFFTHSADGVLQVAFSDDTKVPEQESGRVDSRALSEAVLESIIGDNGVSPLARRSLAFRLCGLINHK; encoded by the exons ATGGAAGACACCACCTTTCCCGCCGGGATCACCGACATGGAGGTTGGCAGAGTCGTCTTCGGCGCGTCCGCGACGCCCCCACACTCATCAAAGATCCTCTTCCTCGGTGGTGCCG GGGAGCGCATCGGGCCACGCCATGGCACGCTCAAGCTGGTGACGGTGATCGGCGTCTATCTGGAGCAGTCGGCCGTGCCGTTCCTAACCCTCAGGTGGCAGGGAAAGCCCGCGGAGGAGCTCGCCCGCTCGGCCGACTTCTTCCGCGACATCGTCGCCG GCCCGTTCGACAAGTTCACGCAGGTCACGCTCGTCGACACCCTGACCGGCCAGGAGTACTCCGACAAGGTGACCGAGAACTGCGTCAACATCTGGAAGTCCTCGGAGCACTATTCGGTCGACGAAGGCCATGGCTCCGCCGCGACAAGCGAGCTCAAGGGGATCTTCTACCCGGCGTCGTTCCCCACCGGCTCGACCATCTTCTTCACGCATTCTGCCGACGGTGTATTACAG GTAGCATTTTCCGACGACACAAAGGTTCCGGAACAAGAGAGCGGCCGGGTTGATAGCAGGGCCCTGTCTGAGGCGGTCCTCGAGTCCATCATCGGCGACAACGGCGTGTCTCCTTTGGCGAGGCGTAGCCTGGCTTTCCGCCTCTGTGGTCTCATAAACCACAAGTGA
- the LOC123160746 gene encoding protochlorophyllide-dependent translocon component 52, chloroplastic: protein MAVKVEDSSVNGFASSQGPGYSNFVAPCTYYGSPASKKSEKNKPHIMLVFIIVPVAPGRSRVMWAFPRNFGLWLHKITPRWFDHIGVNAILDSDMYLLHIEERNFAKAGIENWQKSVYVPTSSDGTVVAFRNWFRRYCKFQVGWAAPTVDQLPATPTKDKLMDRYWSHVAQCTSCSAALKAMKALEVALQVASIAVVGLLAVAKGTLLTSVAQRAVVVSAAVLCFAASRWLADFIQKNFYFEDYVHAYK, encoded by the exons ATGGCGGTGAAGGTGGAGGATTCGAGCGTGAACGGGTTCGCGTCGTCGCAGGGCCCCGGCTACTCCAACTTCGTCGCGCCTTGCACGTACTACGGATCGCCGGCCTCCAAGAAATCAGAG AAGAACAAGCCTCACATCATGCTGGTGTTCATCATCGTCCCGGTCGCTCCGGGGAGGAGCAGGGTGATGTGGGCCTTCCCGAGGAACTTCGGCCTCTGGCTGCACAAGATCACGCCGCGGTGGTTCGACCACATCGGCGTCAACGCCATCTTGGATTCCGACATGTATCTCCTCCACATCGAG GAGCGCAATTTCGCTAAGGCGGGCATCGAGAACTGGCAGAAGAGCGTGTACGTGCCCACATCGTCGGACGGCACCGTGGTCGCCTTCAGGAACTGGTTCAGGAGGTACTGCAAGTTCCAGGTCGGCTGGGCGGCCCCGACGGTCGACCAGCTGCCGGCGAcccccaccaaggacaagctcatGGACAGGTACTGGTCGCACGTCGCGCAGTGCACGAGCTGCAGCGCCGCCCTCAAGGCCATGAAGGCGctcgaggtggccctgcaggtggcGTCCATCGCCGTCGTCGGGCTCCTCGCCGTGGCCAAGGGGACGCTGCTCACGTCCGTCGCCCAGCGGGCCGTCGTCGTGTCGGCGGCCGTCCTCTGCTTCGCGGCGTCCCGGTGGCTCGCTGACTTCATCCAGAAGAACTTCTATTTTGAGGACTATGTCCATGCTTACAAGTGA